The Actinosynnema mirum DSM 43827 genomic interval GCCGCGCCTCGGCCTCCGGGGCGCCGCCGGCGTTCGCGCTCGCGACGCCGATCTCGCCCGCGACGAGCCAGTCGTCGGTGTAGCGGCGGTTGAAGTAGAGGACCATGAGCGCCTCGGCCAGCTCCCAGACCGCCGAGTGCCACCCCAGGGAGTGCATGGCCCGCAGCACCCGCAGCAGGTTCGCCCGTTCGACGACCAGCCACTCCAGCGCGTCCGCGGCCCCGCTCGGCCCGCTGAACGGGTTCGTGGTCCCGATCAGCCTGGTGAGCTTGGTGGAGATCCGCGTGCGCTTGCCCATCACCGCCTCGTCGGCCAGGGCCGCCTTGGTGGACAGGTGCTCGCCGATCCGCGCGAGCACGGCCTCGCGCTCCTCCGGCGAGTCCTCGTCCGCCGCCCGTCGGGCCGCGTGCAGCCGGACCAGGTCGTGCCAGGAGAACCTGTGCCCGTCCTCCGACGGGTCGACCATGGAGGCCTCCACGAGCCCTGCCAGGGCTTCGTGCGCCTGCTCCTGGTCCGCCTCCAGCAGGACCACCACGACGTCGAAGGTGAAGCTCGGGAACCCGGTCGTGCCCAGTCTTCGGTAGAGCCGGGCCGACAGCGGGTTCAGGTTGCGGTAGGTGTTGTCCAGCACTCGGGTCACGGGGCGTGCTCCTCGCAGAGACAGTGCATCCAGTCGCCTGCCCTCGTCTACCAGTTCGCCGACCAGTTCCGCGAGCGCCATGCGGGGGCGCGTCATGAGCCTGCTGGCGATGATCCGCAGCGCCAGCGGATAGCCCCCGCAGAGCTCCACCAGGCTGCTCGCGGCGTCCGGGTCCTGCTCCAGCCTGGCCGGGCCGCAGACCGCCCGGAGCAGCGACGTGCCGCTTCCGCGGTCCATCGGGCCAACGCTGAGGTGCCGGGCGCCGTCCAGGGCGAGTTCCGACAGCCGGTCCTGGCTCGTGACCAGCACCGCGCTCCCGCCGGAGTTGGGGGTGAACGGCGGGACCTGGGCGGGTTCGGTCACGCCGTCGAGCACCACCAGGACCGGGTGGCCCGCGGTGCTGGAGCGGAAGACGTTCGCCCTGCCCGCCAGGCTCGTCGGGATGTGCTCGTGGCCGATGCCCAGCGCCAGCAGGCACTCGACCAGCGCGTCGCTCACCGGCGCCTCGGAACCGCTGCGCATGGTGGCGAGGTCGACGTGCAGCTGACCGCCGGGGAAGCGGTGCCCCTCGGCGGCGACCCACCTGCGCACCACGGCCGACTTGCCCATCCCGGACAGGCCGGTCAGCACGACCACCCGCCCGTGCGCCTCGGGCGAGGCCAGCAGCGCGTCCCCGAGGCTGGAGAGCTCGCTCTCGCGGTTGACGAACCCCGACGGCGGTGCGGGGACCTGGCGGGGGCGGGAGTGCCCGGCTCCGTGGAGGGAGACGTTCCCGCCGATCGAACCGACCTGCACGATCGTCGCGCTCTCCGCGTGCGCCCTGTTCTGGACCGAGTGGAGTGGCACGCGGTGCCCTGCGGTCGGTTCGCTCACGGCCGCTCCAGGGGATTCGCCGAATACGGTGCGATCACCGTAGCAACGCCCTTGCGGTCCGTGGTCCCTTTATCGCGCGAGAAGTGATTTTTTCAGCCGTAGTGGTGAGTTCAACCTGAAGGTCGCACACCTTTGCGCCGGATCCGCTCTCGCGTTTTTTTGATTGATCCATAGACGTGGGATGCGATTGTTGCAGCTAGGCGTTGTCGGGGGGTGCGCTTCCGCGCAACAGGGGGTGCGAACGCCGAAGGCGGGGGCTCGCCCACACGAGCCCCCGCCTCCGGTCCCGCACCTCACGCGCAGCTGCGCGCGTCCATCCAGAACAGCGACCGCGACCCGGTCACCGCCCGCTGCTCGGTCACCTTCGCGATGCCGTTCTCCACCCGGTAGCTGGTGACCGTCCCGTCGTAGTTCCCGTCGAAGCCCGCCCGCACCGCGCTGGCCACCTTGAACTTCCGCTCCGCCCCCTCGCCCTCGCACCCGAAGTACGACAGCGCCGAGATCCCGCCGCCCTCGTGGAAGCGCAGCGCCGCACCGGTGTAGTCGTCGCCGTTCGTCACCGGCGACAGGGCGCCGTAGTGGTAGCCCCACGCGGTGTAGTGGTCGGTGTTGGCGCCCACCAGCTCCTTGACCACCACCTCCTGCCTGCCGTCGTCGTTCAGGTCGACCACCTGCACCGGCTGCACGCCCGCCCAGCCGTCGGCCGTCGTGAGCGCGCTGACCGCGACCCCGCCGATCACCGCGCTGATCCGCTGCCTGGCCGGGTCGTCGGCCTTGACCAGGTCGACGGTGATCCGCTCCGCGTTCCCGTCGCCGTCCAGGTCCGCGAACGCCGTCCTGGTCGTCGCGTCGGCCGACGCGTCGCCGCCGCTCGGCACGCCGTCGGCCGACGCGATCCCCTGGAGCAGCAGTGCTGGCAGAGCGGCCAGGGCGAGCGCGGGCATGGCAAATCGAGCTCTCATCGTTGTCCCCCAACAAGAAGAAAGAACGCCGCCTCCCCAGACGGCGTGCCGTCGAAGCCTCGACTTCGACTCGCTACGGGAAGACGTCACGGGCCGCGCCCGAGTTGGTCCGCTGTGACCTGGTTCACAGGAAAGCTCAACGACCTCCGGGTCGGAAGTTCCGCAACCGCAGGCTGTTCGTCACCACCAGCACCGACGACAGCGACATCGCCGCCGCCGCGATCAGCGGGTTCAGCAGACCCAGCGCCGCCAGCGGGATCGCCGCCGCGTTGTAGCCGAACGCCCACACCAGGTTCCCCCGGATGGTCGACAGCGTGCGCGCCGCCAGCTCGATCGCGTCCGGCACGGCGTGCAGGTCCTCCCGCACCAGCACCACGTCCGACGCCTGCGCCGCCACGTCGCTGCCGCGCGCCACCGCCATGCCCAGGTCCGCCGACGCCAGCGCCGGACCGTCGTTCACGCCGTCGCCGACCACCGCCACCCGCCTCCCGGCCGCCCGCAGCTCCTCCACCACGGCCGCCTTGTCGGCCGGCCGCACCTCGGCGCGCACCTCCCGCACCCCGATCTCCTCCGCCACCGCCAGCGCCGCGGCAGCGCCGTCCCCGGTGAGCAGCACGGTCCGCAAACCCATGCGGTGCAACCGCTCCACCGCCGACGCCGCCGACGGCCGCACCGAGTCGCGCACCGCGATCCCGCCGACCACCCCGCCGCCCCTGGCCACCAGCACCCCGGTCGCGGGCCCCAGCGAGGCGAGCCACGATCCCGCCTGCTCCGGCACGGTCACGCCCAGCTCGGCCATCAGCGCCGCCGACCCGACGACCACCTCCGCGCCCTCCACCTCACCGCGCGCGCCGGCCCCCACCAGCGCCTCGAACCCCCGCACCGCAGGGAAACCCCCACCCGCCGCGATCGCCAC includes:
- a CDS encoding tetratricopeptide repeat protein, which produces MPLHSVQNRAHAESATIVQVGSIGGNVSLHGAGHSRPRQVPAPPSGFVNRESELSSLGDALLASPEAHGRVVVLTGLSGMGKSAVVRRWVAAEGHRFPGGQLHVDLATMRSGSEAPVSDALVECLLALGIGHEHIPTSLAGRANVFRSSTAGHPVLVVLDGVTEPAQVPPFTPNSGGSAVLVTSQDRLSELALDGARHLSVGPMDRGSGTSLLRAVCGPARLEQDPDAASSLVELCGGYPLALRIIASRLMTRPRMALAELVGELVDEGRRLDALSLRGARPVTRVLDNTYRNLNPLSARLYRRLGTTGFPSFTFDVVVVLLEADQEQAHEALAGLVEASMVDPSEDGHRFSWHDLVRLHAARRAADEDSPEEREAVLARIGEHLSTKAALADEAVMGKRTRISTKLTRLIGTTNPFSGPSGAADALEWLVVERANLLRVLRAMHSLGWHSAVWELAEALMVLYFNRRYTDDWLVAGEIGVASANAGGAPEAEARLRSVVSRAYVETDELELAKSHLDVALRLAEESGNKVLIASVWEFIGRYREKVDVPSAIAAYRHAIARNDEAGEKRGSALAMYFMGCAMSSDENQQQEALDVLLAAHRMFVSINDPRMANRAQVSLGTAYFRSGDLTAAHRELEQAVRAFSESGATHYESQAREALAVVAEHEGDVGVARENLERVVEIRRASGAPDVAGVEAEIARLSEPG